The following are from one region of the Actinopolyspora halophila DSM 43834 genome:
- a CDS encoding biotin--[acetyl-CoA-carboxylase] ligase: MNTPPPLDVETLRARLVENGPYSALDVVTVTGSTNTDLIAAANAGSADRTVLVAEEQQAGRGRMRRSWVSPRHYGLHVSVLLRPVVTARSALSWIPLLAGTALSETVRETTGLEAVLKWPNDMLLGSERKAAGILADVVSTLDGMAVVLGVGVNVHHDAADLPAGAGGLPATSLAAEGAKVDRGDLLAGLLERLSETEAQWRGGEPGPEVDPRLLERYRNLCTTLGRSVRVEFGGGRVLEGTARDIDEHGRLVVRGRDGKRTPVSAGDVVHLRSAER, encoded by the coding sequence ATGAACACCCCGCCCCCGTTGGACGTCGAGACCCTGCGCGCGCGTCTGGTCGAGAACGGTCCGTACAGCGCCCTCGACGTGGTGACCGTTACCGGTTCGACGAACACCGACCTGATCGCCGCGGCCAACGCGGGTTCGGCGGACCGGACCGTGCTGGTCGCGGAGGAGCAGCAGGCGGGACGGGGCCGGATGCGGAGGTCGTGGGTCTCGCCGCGCCACTACGGCCTGCACGTGAGTGTGCTGCTGCGTCCCGTGGTGACCGCGCGATCGGCGTTGTCGTGGATACCGCTGCTCGCGGGCACGGCGCTGAGCGAGACCGTGCGCGAGACCACCGGTCTGGAGGCCGTGCTGAAGTGGCCCAACGACATGCTGCTCGGCAGCGAGCGCAAGGCGGCGGGGATCCTGGCCGACGTCGTGTCCACGCTGGACGGAATGGCCGTGGTGCTCGGTGTCGGGGTCAACGTGCACCACGACGCCGCCGACCTTCCGGCGGGCGCCGGTGGTCTTCCGGCCACCTCCTTGGCGGCCGAGGGGGCGAAGGTCGATCGGGGGGACTTGTTGGCCGGATTGCTGGAGCGACTCTCCGAGACGGAAGCGCAGTGGCGCGGCGGCGAGCCCGGTCCCGAGGTGGATCCCCGGCTGCTGGAGCGGTACCGGAACCTGTGCACGACGCTCGGAAGGAGTGTGCGGGTGGAATTCGGCGGTGGCCGGGTTCTGGAGGGAACGGCTCGCGACATCGACGAGCACGGGAGGCTCGTGGTGCGCGGACGGGACGGGAAGCGGACTCCCGTATCGGCGGGTGACGTGGTCCATCTGCGCTCGGCCGAGCGGTGA
- a CDS encoding YbaB/EbfC family nucleoid-associated protein — translation MAVEDRARVEELVAEYRRSRERTSALRGELEAMEETATSERGAVSVTVGSEGALRDLRLSEQAYQQHRPAELAELIVRLSGAAADRAARRAEAAVTEVLPAGADPVALCGGRRVAEGSSPAGSPSAGSKEGAAVETDEWDEEEPYEQRGWSRSWGPEERGGR, via the coding sequence GTGGCCGTCGAAGACCGGGCACGGGTCGAGGAACTGGTCGCCGAGTACCGGCGCAGTCGCGAGCGGACTTCCGCGCTGCGGGGCGAGTTGGAGGCCATGGAGGAAACGGCCACCAGTGAACGCGGGGCCGTCTCGGTGACCGTCGGCTCCGAGGGCGCTCTCCGGGACCTGAGACTGTCCGAACAGGCCTATCAACAGCACCGTCCGGCCGAGTTGGCCGAACTCATCGTGCGGCTTTCCGGAGCGGCCGCGGACAGGGCGGCCCGGCGAGCGGAGGCGGCCGTGACCGAAGTGCTGCCCGCGGGAGCCGATCCGGTCGCGCTGTGCGGTGGGCGGCGGGTGGCCGAGGGGAGCTCCCCGGCAGGCTCTCCTTCGGCCGGGTCGAAAGAGGGCGCGGCGGTGGAGACCGACGAGTGGGACGAAGAGGAGCCGTACGAACAGCGCGGCTGGTCGCGGAGCTGGGGCCCCGAGGAACGAGGTGGGCGATGA
- a CDS encoding glycohydrolase toxin TNT-related protein (This protein contains a domain related to Tuberculosis Necrotizing Toxin, which is the C-terminal effector domain of outer membrane channel protein CpnT, and which has a lethal NAD+-glycohydrolase activity.) yields MSRLGIELPAELRDVARRTGTHWPEADEDAMRAAARAWRDAADSVGGLARASDASAQRALAAVEGETGWAARREWDGFIDPESGRLPVCVRECTAAADRLEHAAAQVGAAKVRIVRELVTLAKQLDVAESAVAVGNQVSGAESETLVRATAANVAELDRTLVTAVDSGSGVTVEGADSPVSGIASAEEQLSPAAIPEPSGEGAAPESPGFSEVPGASDLSEVTGGVDRGSPVFPGEQSSAPEESGGDASIAEKLFTRQNSEAVQAPPETPDSAAPEVAPDGRPGSGPSDRESTGPVSTETVRNAAETAGGGVAATSGTGPIPAGAEGVEHAPGAGGREPATAPQAVHQAWAASPGDGGQVFPQGTGAGGSAGPFSQPQQPSPAAQYARPEQQPPLGGARPQQTGAPAPGAGRPPAPGGNPGYGGVAPPGGSAQSPRGFGGPPYPGAAQPGNPPGRGAPPGAAGGAGAPWPGAPQPPPQHPAPQQPAPQQPGDGRRPLRNNERDSAVVAFVLHQFPLGHMPVSSARPSEQWSGAGGVTESEPPGFPPGDHPSSHLAERAMFVRGNGHIAGTGRDSGREPEATARSIPEELLEDYDPLGKDPGLSEYEWELRYGSRGTADTGGHYDWPAWHGYPDNGVEGGEPVVLEPGTVLDRLGEEHGRVLAPEGTSFAARALPPEFGSRSYRRYRVARALPVWRGLSVSWFEQPGGGVRYRATHPVVELVASGALLELDGARELAEQATEESTVRLPPEAVDGDSAEEPNRGTG; encoded by the coding sequence GTGAGTCGATTGGGAATCGAGCTGCCCGCGGAGCTGCGGGACGTCGCCCGGCGCACCGGAACCCACTGGCCGGAGGCGGATGAGGACGCGATGCGTGCCGCGGCCCGGGCCTGGCGCGACGCGGCGGACTCCGTCGGCGGGCTCGCGCGTGCTTCGGACGCGTCCGCGCAGCGGGCGCTGGCCGCGGTCGAGGGGGAAACGGGTTGGGCGGCCCGACGCGAGTGGGACGGCTTCATCGATCCGGAGTCCGGTCGCCTGCCGGTTTGCGTGCGCGAGTGCACGGCGGCCGCCGACCGGCTGGAGCACGCCGCCGCGCAGGTCGGGGCGGCCAAGGTCAGGATAGTTCGGGAGCTGGTCACGCTGGCCAAGCAACTCGACGTGGCCGAGTCCGCGGTCGCGGTCGGGAATCAGGTCTCCGGAGCGGAATCGGAAACTCTCGTCCGGGCCACGGCCGCCAACGTGGCCGAGCTCGATCGGACCCTGGTCACCGCGGTGGACAGTGGATCGGGCGTCACGGTGGAAGGGGCGGACTCCCCGGTGTCCGGTATCGCCTCCGCCGAGGAGCAGCTTTCTCCGGCGGCGATCCCGGAACCCTCCGGGGAGGGGGCTGCCCCAGAGTCGCCCGGATTTTCCGAGGTTCCCGGTGCATCCGACCTTTCCGAGGTTACCGGGGGCGTGGATCGTGGGAGCCCGGTGTTCCCGGGAGAGCAATCGTCCGCTCCGGAGGAGTCCGGAGGGGACGCGAGCATCGCGGAGAAGCTGTTCACCCGGCAGAACTCGGAAGCGGTCCAGGCTCCCCCCGAGACGCCCGACTCCGCCGCGCCGGAGGTCGCCCCTGACGGGCGCCCCGGCAGCGGACCGTCCGACCGGGAGTCGACTGGGCCGGTCTCGACCGAGACGGTCCGGAATGCGGCCGAAACCGCAGGGGGTGGTGTCGCGGCCACCTCCGGAACCGGGCCGATCCCGGCAGGCGCCGAGGGAGTGGAGCACGCACCGGGCGCGGGCGGACGTGAGCCGGCGACCGCTCCGCAGGCCGTGCACCAGGCCTGGGCGGCCTCTCCCGGAGACGGGGGACAGGTTTTTCCCCAGGGGACGGGAGCCGGTGGGTCCGCCGGACCGTTCTCCCAGCCGCAGCAACCGAGCCCGGCCGCTCAGTACGCGCGCCCGGAACAGCAGCCTCCCCTCGGCGGCGCCCGGCCGCAGCAGACCGGTGCTCCGGCTCCCGGAGCGGGACGTCCTCCGGCTCCCGGGGGCAACCCGGGGTACGGCGGAGTGGCCCCGCCGGGGGGTTCCGCACAATCGCCCCGGGGGTTCGGCGGGCCCCCGTACCCCGGCGCTGCCCAGCCGGGGAATCCGCCGGGCCGCGGTGCTCCTCCCGGCGCGGCAGGCGGAGCGGGGGCACCGTGGCCCGGCGCGCCGCAGCCCCCACCGCAGCACCCCGCGCCGCAGCAGCCCGCGCCGCAGCAGCCCGGGGACGGCAGACGTCCGCTGCGGAACAACGAGCGGGACTCGGCCGTGGTCGCCTTCGTGCTGCACCAGTTCCCCCTCGGACACATGCCGGTGTCCAGCGCGCGACCGAGTGAACAGTGGTCCGGAGCGGGAGGGGTGACGGAGTCGGAGCCGCCGGGGTTCCCGCCGGGTGATCACCCGAGTTCCCACCTCGCCGAGCGGGCGATGTTCGTTCGGGGGAACGGCCACATCGCGGGGACCGGGCGGGACTCCGGAAGGGAGCCGGAGGCGACGGCGCGCTCGATCCCGGAAGAACTGCTCGAGGACTACGATCCGCTCGGGAAGGACCCGGGGCTGAGCGAGTACGAGTGGGAGCTCCGCTACGGCTCACGGGGCACCGCGGACACCGGTGGACACTACGACTGGCCCGCGTGGCACGGCTACCCCGACAACGGGGTCGAGGGCGGGGAGCCCGTGGTACTGGAGCCGGGAACCGTGCTCGACCGCCTCGGGGAGGAGCACGGCAGAGTGCTCGCCCCCGAGGGCACTTCTTTCGCCGCCCGTGCGCTGCCTCCCGAGTTCGGGTCGCGTTCCTACCGGCGCTACCGCGTGGCCCGAGCGCTGCCGGTGTGGCGGGGGCTGTCCGTTTCCTGGTTCGAACAGCCGGGGGGTGGTGTGCGGTACCGTGCCACCCACCCCGTCGTCGAACTGGTCGCCTCCGGAGCGTTGCTCGAACTCGACGGCGCACGGGAACTCGCCGAACAGGCCACCGAGGAGAGCACCGTGCGACTCCCTCCGGAGGCAGTGGACGGCGACTCGGCGGAGGAACCGAATCGGGGGACCGGATGA
- a CDS encoding acyl-CoA carboxylase subunit beta, which translates to MSSATEPIGEPPTGEPDIHTTAGKLADLYQRNFEAVHAGSERAVEKQHAKGKQTARERIDMLLDEGSFIELDEHARHRSTNFGMDSARPYGDGVVTGYGTVDGRQVCVFSQDFTVFGGSLGEVFGEKIVKVMDLALKTGCPLIGINDSGGARIQEGVAALGLYAEIFKRNTHASGVIPQISLIMGPCAGGAVYSPAITDFTVMVNETSHMFITGPDVIKTVTGEDVSFEELGGAHSHNSKSGNAHYMASDEQDAISYVQELLSFLPSNNLAEPPVLDSPAEQGSVLEGLTEADRELDTLIPDSPNQPYDIHEVINRVLDDGEFCEVSRLFAPNIVVGYGRIEGHSVGIVANQPTQLAGTLDIDASDKAARFVRTCDSFNIPVVTFVDVPGFLPGTDQEWNGIIRHGAKLLYAYAEATVPLATVITRKAYGGAYDVMGSKHLGADVNLAWPTAQIAVMGAQGATNVLYRRQLSEAAERGDDVEAVRAGLQQEYEDTLCNPYVSAERGYVDSVIPPSHTRGHLARSLRMLRNKKESIPAKKHGNIPL; encoded by the coding sequence ATGAGCAGTGCGACCGAACCGATCGGTGAGCCACCCACCGGCGAGCCGGACATCCACACCACGGCCGGGAAGTTGGCCGATCTGTACCAGCGGAACTTCGAGGCAGTACACGCCGGTTCCGAACGCGCGGTGGAGAAGCAGCACGCCAAGGGCAAGCAAACCGCGCGCGAGCGGATCGACATGCTGCTGGACGAGGGATCGTTCATCGAGCTGGACGAGCACGCCAGGCATCGTTCGACGAACTTCGGCATGGACTCCGCCCGTCCGTACGGCGACGGGGTGGTGACCGGCTACGGCACCGTGGACGGTCGTCAGGTGTGCGTGTTCTCGCAGGACTTCACCGTGTTCGGTGGTTCACTCGGCGAGGTGTTCGGCGAGAAGATCGTCAAGGTCATGGACCTGGCGCTCAAGACGGGCTGCCCGCTGATCGGCATCAACGACTCCGGCGGAGCGCGCATCCAGGAGGGCGTCGCGGCGCTGGGACTCTACGCGGAGATCTTCAAGCGCAACACGCACGCTTCCGGGGTCATCCCGCAGATCTCGCTGATCATGGGCCCCTGCGCGGGCGGTGCGGTGTACTCGCCCGCGATCACCGACTTCACGGTCATGGTCAACGAGACCTCGCACATGTTCATCACCGGCCCCGACGTGATCAAGACCGTCACCGGCGAGGACGTGAGCTTCGAGGAACTCGGTGGTGCGCACTCGCACAACTCCAAGTCCGGCAACGCGCACTACATGGCCTCCGACGAGCAGGACGCGATCTCCTACGTGCAGGAGCTGCTGTCCTTCCTGCCCTCGAACAATCTCGCCGAGCCTCCGGTGCTGGACTCCCCCGCCGAGCAGGGCTCCGTGCTCGAGGGGCTCACCGAGGCCGACCGGGAGCTGGACACCCTGATTCCCGACTCCCCGAACCAGCCCTACGACATCCACGAGGTCATCAACCGGGTGCTGGACGACGGCGAGTTCTGCGAGGTCTCCCGGCTGTTCGCCCCGAACATCGTCGTCGGCTACGGACGGATCGAGGGGCACAGCGTCGGCATCGTCGCCAACCAGCCGACCCAGCTGGCCGGAACCCTGGACATCGACGCCAGCGACAAGGCGGCCAGGTTCGTCCGCACCTGCGACTCGTTCAACATCCCCGTGGTGACCTTCGTCGACGTTCCGGGCTTCCTGCCCGGCACCGACCAGGAGTGGAACGGGATCATCCGACACGGGGCCAAGCTGCTCTACGCCTACGCCGAGGCCACCGTGCCGCTGGCCACCGTGATCACCCGCAAGGCCTACGGCGGCGCCTACGACGTGATGGGGTCCAAGCACCTCGGAGCCGACGTCAACCTCGCCTGGCCCACCGCTCAGATCGCGGTCATGGGTGCGCAGGGGGCGACCAACGTCCTCTACCGGCGTCAGCTGTCCGAAGCGGCCGAGCGCGGCGACGACGTCGAAGCGGTGCGTGCCGGACTCCAGCAGGAGTACGAGGACACGCTGTGCAACCCCTACGTCTCCGCGGAGCGCGGGTACGTGGACTCGGTCATTCCCCCGTCGCACACGCGGGGGCACCTGGCGCGCTCGCTGCGGATGCTGCGGAACAAGAAGGAGTCGATCCCCGCGAAGAAGCACGGCAACATCCCGCTGTGA
- a CDS encoding ATP-binding protein produces MRRRLLQATLLAVAVTALVLGIPLAVSALKLVEDIKRGDLAGRAQQIATRLDEQIAAGDPIDLTNVRLVVPNDARLTVRVRDREYTYGTDPGEAPLVEKVSMVRSGTVRLALPSGPVRTQQVQVAGGVLLLAVLSAAAGGFVAILTARRLAEPLRHVADRASRLGAGDFRPDRRRHGVPELDRVADALDASGAALSQLMQRERELVGDVSHQLRSRLTALQLRLEALTETDDSETAEEAGAALEQAERLSGVLDDLLAAATAARARDAEPLDVSAELADVAEEWREQFRTEGRTLRLRIADGLLARATPARLREAIGVLLDNALRHGEGTVSLSARYGSGTVLVQVGDSGSGVPDQLVPHVFARGFSGGGSTGVGLALARALVEADGGRLELSSARPATFEVYLPVARADDVLGVPWRTDSSPR; encoded by the coding sequence ATGCGCAGACGGCTGCTGCAGGCGACCTTGCTCGCCGTCGCGGTTACGGCGCTCGTGCTCGGGATACCGCTCGCCGTCAGCGCTTTGAAACTGGTCGAGGACATAAAGCGCGGCGATCTGGCCGGCAGGGCCCAGCAGATCGCCACCCGGTTGGACGAGCAGATCGCCGCGGGCGATCCCATAGATCTCACCAACGTCCGGCTGGTGGTGCCCAACGACGCCAGGTTGACGGTGCGGGTGCGGGACCGCGAGTACACCTACGGGACGGATCCGGGCGAGGCCCCGCTCGTCGAGAAGGTCTCGATGGTGCGCAGCGGCACCGTGCGGCTGGCACTGCCCAGCGGCCCGGTGCGTACCCAGCAGGTCCAGGTGGCGGGCGGCGTTCTGCTGTTGGCGGTGCTCTCGGCCGCCGCGGGCGGTTTCGTCGCGATTCTCACCGCACGCAGGCTCGCCGAGCCGCTGCGACATGTGGCCGATCGGGCGAGCCGGCTGGGAGCGGGCGATTTCCGGCCCGACCGGAGACGGCACGGAGTACCCGAGCTGGACCGGGTGGCCGACGCGCTGGATGCTTCCGGAGCCGCCCTGTCGCAGCTCATGCAGCGGGAGCGCGAGCTGGTCGGGGACGTCTCGCACCAGTTGCGCAGCAGGCTGACCGCTCTGCAGCTGCGCTTGGAGGCGTTGACCGAGACGGACGACTCCGAAACGGCGGAGGAGGCCGGGGCCGCTCTGGAGCAGGCGGAGCGCCTTTCCGGAGTATTGGACGACCTGCTCGCGGCCGCCACGGCCGCGCGCGCTCGGGACGCCGAGCCGCTGGACGTTTCGGCCGAGTTGGCCGACGTGGCCGAGGAGTGGCGCGAGCAGTTCCGCACCGAGGGGCGGACCCTGCGACTGCGCATCGCGGACGGTCTGTTGGCGCGGGCGACTCCGGCGCGACTGCGGGAGGCCATCGGAGTGCTGCTGGACAACGCGCTGCGCCACGGTGAGGGGACCGTTTCCCTGAGCGCGCGGTACGGCAGCGGGACGGTGCTCGTGCAGGTGGGGGACAGCGGCAGCGGGGTGCCCGACCAGCTGGTGCCGCACGTTTTCGCCCGCGGGTTCTCCGGCGGTGGTTCCACCGGGGTGGGGCTGGCGTTGGCCCGTGCGCTCGTGGAGGCGGACGGGGGCCGTTTGGAGCTCAGTTCGGCGCGACCCGCGACGTTCGAGGTGTACCTGCCCGTGGCCAGGGCCGACGACGTGCTGGGTGTCCCGTGGAGGACCGACTCGAGCCCGCGCTGA
- a CDS encoding response regulator transcription factor yields the protein MSVVLLAEDDPAIAMPLSRALQREGYSVQVLEDGNATLDETCSGNVDLLVLDLGLPGMDGLEVCRRLRAQGRGTPVLMLTARTDEVDFVVGLDAGADDYVAKPFRLAELMARIRALLRRGAPETLEAGGVRLELTARRVLVDDHEVQLANKEFELLRVLMWHAGEVVTRERILQQVWPEPSRKGSKTLDMHISWLRRKLGDGHYRTAEQRISTVRGVGFRFNID from the coding sequence GTGAGCGTAGTGCTGCTGGCCGAGGACGATCCAGCCATCGCGATGCCGTTGTCCAGGGCTCTGCAACGGGAGGGATATTCGGTCCAGGTGCTCGAGGACGGCAACGCGACGTTGGACGAGACGTGCTCGGGAAATGTCGATCTGCTGGTGCTCGATCTGGGGCTTCCCGGAATGGACGGTTTGGAGGTCTGTCGTCGTCTCCGTGCCCAGGGGCGGGGGACTCCTGTGCTGATGCTCACGGCGCGGACCGACGAGGTCGACTTCGTGGTCGGGTTGGACGCGGGTGCCGATGATTACGTCGCCAAACCCTTCCGCCTCGCGGAGCTCATGGCCCGGATTCGCGCGTTGCTGCGGCGGGGAGCTCCCGAGACCCTGGAGGCGGGCGGTGTCCGGTTGGAGCTGACCGCGCGACGTGTGCTCGTGGACGATCACGAGGTGCAGCTCGCCAACAAGGAGTTCGAGCTGCTGCGCGTGTTGATGTGGCACGCCGGGGAGGTCGTCACCAGGGAGCGGATCCTGCAGCAGGTGTGGCCGGAGCCCAGCCGGAAGGGCAGCAAGACCCTGGACATGCACATCTCCTGGTTACGTCGCAAGCTCGGCGACGGGCACTACCGCACGGCCGAGCAGCGGATATCGACGGTGCGCGGGGTCGGTTTCCGCTTCAATATCGACTGA
- a CDS encoding inositol monophosphatase family protein, which yields MSTPDLDLAHLLSDRADAITNARFRSTDLRINSKPDRTPVTDADLAVEDTVRAELAEHRPEDLVVGEERGGDLTEGRFWILDPIDGTKNFLRGLPVWATLTALVEDGSPVVGVVSAPALHRRWWASAGGGAYRRIGAEGAAERINVSEVTELADSYLSTTHLGSWTERELRAEYLRLVDACWESRAFGDFWQHCLVAEGAIDLAAEPLANEWDLAAVQILVEEAGGNLTDLSGRRCFDGGEALTSNGAVHRKALELLGG from the coding sequence GTGAGCACACCTGACCTGGATCTGGCCCACCTGCTGTCCGATCGCGCGGACGCCATCACCAACGCGCGCTTCCGCTCCACGGACCTGCGGATAAACAGCAAACCCGATCGGACCCCCGTGACCGACGCGGACCTGGCTGTAGAGGACACGGTGCGTGCGGAGCTGGCCGAGCACCGCCCGGAAGATCTCGTCGTCGGCGAGGAACGCGGCGGGGACCTCACCGAGGGACGTTTCTGGATCCTCGACCCGATCGACGGGACCAAGAACTTCCTGCGCGGCTTGCCCGTCTGGGCCACCCTGACGGCTCTCGTCGAGGACGGCTCGCCGGTCGTGGGCGTCGTCAGTGCTCCGGCCCTGCACCGCCGCTGGTGGGCCTCCGCGGGCGGAGGCGCCTACCGGCGGATCGGGGCGGAGGGCGCGGCGGAGCGGATCAACGTCTCCGAGGTCACCGAACTCGCCGATTCCTACTTGTCCACCACCCACCTGGGCAGTTGGACGGAACGGGAACTGCGCGCCGAATACCTGCGGCTGGTGGACGCCTGCTGGGAAAGCCGGGCCTTCGGGGACTTCTGGCAGCACTGCCTGGTCGCCGAAGGAGCGATCGACCTGGCCGCCGAACCGCTGGCCAACGAGTGGGACCTCGCCGCTGTCCAGATCCTCGTCGAGGAGGCCGGAGGCAACCTCACGGACCTGTCCGGGCGACGGTGTTTCGACGGGGGTGAGGCTCTGACCTCGAACGGAGCCGTTCACCGTAAAGCGCTGGAGCTGCTGGGCGGCTGA
- a CDS encoding WXG100 family type VII secretion target — translation MNGFRGDPRRLTEQAGAFGEHAADAERTVAELHDALESSRGCWGADEAGERFAALHLPGVQRALTALDELPGRLGELGTKFSETAETYRRVDDAAAERVDGVDGGQR, via the coding sequence ATGAACGGATTTCGTGGTGATCCCCGGCGACTCACCGAGCAGGCCGGTGCCTTCGGTGAGCACGCGGCGGACGCGGAGCGGACCGTGGCGGAGCTGCACGACGCGCTCGAGAGCAGCCGGGGCTGCTGGGGCGCCGACGAGGCGGGCGAGCGGTTCGCCGCCCTGCATCTTCCCGGGGTGCAGCGGGCCCTGACGGCCCTCGACGAGTTGCCCGGGCGTCTCGGAGAGCTGGGAACGAAGTTCTCGGAGACCGCGGAAACCTATCGCAGGGTCGACGACGCGGCCGCCGAGCGGGTGGACGGTGTCGACGGTGGTCAGCGTTAA
- a CDS encoding adenosylcobinamide amidohydrolase codes for MTTTDWAPFPGAAVHTVRNGPLLLWECRSPWLAVSSAVHGGGLGLRHWVINATVPNGYDRFDPEQHVTELAEELELVGQGSGLLTAVDVGHAVTVTDSGVRASVTTGVGYPVWAAHERARTEHLVRYAPGTINAVCFSPVRLRESALVNLVSTVAEAKAQALSEAGVPGTGTCTDATVVLCPVDGEPEPYGGPRSVIGAPLARAVRSAVIAGLRVRDPRTR; via the coding sequence GTGACCACGACGGACTGGGCACCCTTCCCCGGAGCCGCCGTTCACACGGTTCGGAACGGCCCGTTGCTGCTGTGGGAGTGTCGGAGCCCGTGGCTGGCGGTTTCCTCCGCCGTGCACGGGGGCGGGCTGGGCCTGCGCCACTGGGTGATCAATGCCACCGTGCCCAATGGGTACGACCGCTTCGACCCCGAGCAGCACGTCACCGAGCTCGCGGAGGAGCTGGAGCTGGTCGGACAGGGGAGCGGATTGCTGACCGCCGTGGACGTGGGCCACGCGGTCACCGTCACCGATTCCGGGGTGCGGGCGAGTGTGACCACCGGAGTGGGCTATCCGGTCTGGGCCGCCCACGAGCGGGCGCGGACCGAGCATCTCGTCCGGTACGCTCCCGGCACCATAAACGCGGTGTGCTTCTCACCGGTCCGTCTGAGGGAGTCGGCTCTGGTCAACCTCGTGTCCACGGTGGCCGAGGCCAAGGCGCAGGCGCTGTCGGAGGCGGGCGTTCCGGGAACGGGAACCTGCACGGACGCTACCGTGGTGTTGTGTCCCGTCGACGGTGAACCGGAGCCGTACGGCGGGCCCCGCTCCGTGATCGGAGCCCCGCTCGCCCGGGCCGTGCGCAGTGCGGTGATCGCGGGACTGCGCGTGCGGGACCCCCGCACCCGGTGA
- a CDS encoding PH domain-containing protein yields MAYPDDLLGEGEHVLLHRHPHWRMLVRPFFVLLVVGIGGGYLAALAASSSWRTTLWGALGVVGGVLLIWLVLTPLLRWWTTHFVVTSQRLMVREGVITRSGVHIPVDRINSVRSRRGLLDRLLGSGTLIVESASDEPLEFDDISDVDRVQSLLYGTFDEDAEGEHPAG; encoded by the coding sequence ATGGCCTACCCTGACGATCTTCTCGGCGAGGGTGAGCACGTGCTGCTGCACCGGCATCCGCACTGGCGAATGCTGGTCCGGCCGTTCTTCGTGCTGCTCGTCGTCGGTATCGGCGGCGGGTATCTCGCCGCGCTCGCCGCCTCCAGCTCGTGGCGGACCACGCTGTGGGGCGCGCTCGGGGTGGTCGGCGGAGTGCTGTTGATCTGGCTGGTTCTGACCCCCCTGCTGCGCTGGTGGACGACCCATTTCGTCGTCACCAGTCAGCGGCTGATGGTCCGTGAGGGCGTGATCACCCGCTCGGGGGTGCACATCCCGGTGGACAGGATCAACAGCGTCCGGTCCCGCCGCGGGCTGCTCGACCGCTTGCTGGGGAGCGGGACGTTGATCGTCGAGTCGGCCTCGGACGAGCCGCTGGAGTTCGACGACATATCCGACGTCGACCGGGTGCAGTCGTTGCTCTACGGCACGTTCGACGAGGACGCGGAGGGGGAGCATCCCGCCGGTTGA
- a CDS encoding hydroxymethylglutaryl-CoA lyase translates to MGVREIGLPETTRSPESPELPEKVTIWEVGPRDGLQNESEVVPTAVKLEFINRLNAAGLPVVETTSFVHPKWVPQLSDAAEVVDGLARKPGVRYPVLVPNERGLERALSSGVEDVAIFASATESFAERNLNSRFDDQFAAFRPVVRKAVETGVRVRGYLSMVFGDPWEGQVSVDRVVSAGRRLLEMGCDQLSLGDTIGVATPGQVETVLRAFRAADVPVGRLGVHFHDTYGQALANTYAALRMGVSTVDSSAGGLGGCPYAGSATGNLATEDLVWMLQGLGIEHGVDLKMLVDTSTWMGEQLGKPSPSAVVKALAR, encoded by the coding sequence ATGGGTGTGCGCGAGATCGGGCTGCCGGAGACGACACGCTCGCCGGAAAGCCCCGAACTTCCGGAGAAGGTGACGATCTGGGAGGTCGGGCCCCGGGACGGTCTGCAGAACGAGAGCGAGGTCGTTCCCACGGCGGTGAAGCTCGAGTTCATCAACCGGCTCAACGCCGCGGGGCTGCCGGTCGTCGAGACCACGAGCTTCGTGCACCCGAAGTGGGTCCCGCAGCTGTCCGATGCCGCCGAGGTGGTCGACGGGCTGGCACGCAAACCGGGAGTGCGCTACCCGGTGCTGGTGCCCAACGAACGTGGCCTGGAACGGGCGCTGAGCTCGGGGGTGGAGGACGTGGCGATCTTCGCCTCGGCCACGGAGAGCTTCGCCGAGCGCAACCTCAACAGCCGTTTCGACGACCAGTTCGCCGCGTTCCGGCCCGTGGTGCGCAAGGCCGTGGAGACGGGTGTCCGGGTGCGTGGTTACCTCTCCATGGTCTTCGGCGACCCGTGGGAGGGCCAGGTCTCGGTGGACCGGGTGGTTTCCGCGGGCAGGCGACTGCTGGAGATGGGATGTGACCAGCTCTCGCTCGGCGACACCATCGGAGTGGCCACACCGGGCCAGGTGGAGACGGTGCTGCGTGCCTTCCGCGCCGCCGATGTCCCGGTCGGACGGCTCGGGGTGCACTTCCACGACACCTACGGGCAGGCGCTGGCCAACACCTACGCGGCGCTGCGCATGGGGGTGAGCACCGTCGACTCCTCCGCTGGAGGGCTCGGGGGGTGCCCCTACGCGGGGTCGGCCACCGGCAATCTCGCGACCGAGGACCTGGTGTGGATGCTGCAGGGCCTGGGAATCGAGCACGGCGTGGACCTGAAGATGCTGGTCGACACCAGTACTTGGATGGGGGAGCAGCTCGGCAAACCCAGCCCCTCGGCGGTGGTGAAGGCGCTCGCGCGGTGA